The following proteins come from a genomic window of Brachionichthys hirsutus isolate HB-005 chromosome 20, CSIRO-AGI_Bhir_v1, whole genome shotgun sequence:
- the LOC137909177 gene encoding serine/threonine-protein kinase PAK 6-like yields the protein MAQSDRRRRLSGAEPTSCCVPQASPSRRCNAATMFRRRKKKRRPDISPPLDFQHRVHTSIDAHTGRYVGLPPQWQSVIDNLRRPRPLVDPSRVTEVELQKPIVRGSFVGHGDYISHVIAEMSHLSVTSSNSLRRSSPSARKRAKSLGRLGELGEEESYAYQELDRHSESPAHFQDRIRQVRSESGSPKLNGSLLRAKSISEVGTVSRVTSSPSTAPQRTVVSSPGGHYAQSEGAGLRQRLSSCHYNVRPVESNGRPNPRLKQAAGRLPDLLASSKTPRSSGDIQVSSPSSPSPPLLLPPPNSTSSPLMTGRGLPQRSLRPSSSFNTGPSPKAPTPLNQNGRSHPRPSPAGSRLCPPSTQQTVPDGSGKVTHEQFKAALQMVVDPGDPRTTLENFVKIGEGSTGVVCIARERHSGRQVAVKMMDLRKQQRRELLFNEVVIMRDYRHQNVVEMYRSAQVEEELWVIMEYLQGGALTHIVSESRLNEEQIATVCEGVLRALSYLHAQGVVHRDIKSDSILLTLDGRVKLSDFGFCAQISKDVPKRKSLVGTPYWMAPEVISKIPYGTEVDIWSLGIMVVEMVDGEPPYFSDTPITAMKKLRDEAAPTVKNVQRVSPVLKDFLGCMLTRDTRRRSTAGELLEHPFLLQAGSPRCLVPLVEQHRKRMSLC from the exons atggctcaGTCCGATCGGCGGCGGCGTTTGTCTGGCGCTGAGCCCACTTCCTGTTGTGTCCCTCAGGCCTCGCCGTCTCGCCGCTGCAACGCCGCAACGATGTTCCGCCGCAGGAAGAAGAAGCGCAGGCCGGACATCTCGCCACCGCTGGACTTCCAGCACCGCGTGCACACGTCGATCGACGCCCATACAGGACGCTACGTGGGTCTGCCGCCGCAGTGGCAGAGTGTCATCGACAACCTcaggaggccacgccccctcgtGGACCCGTCCAGGGTCACTGAGGTTGAACTTCAGAAG CCGATCGTCCGCGGCAGCTTCGTCGGTCACGGCGACTACATCTCCCACGTCATCGCCGAGATGAGCCACCTGTCCGTCACCAGCTCCAACTCGCTGCGCCGCAGCAGCCCGTCGGCACGGAAACGCGCCAAATCACTGGGGCGACTGGGAGAACTGGGAGAGGAGGAGTCGTACGCGTACCAGGAGCTCGATCGCCACAGCGAGAGCCCCGCCCACTTTCAGGACAGGATCCGGCAGGTCCGCAGCGAGAGCGGCAGCCCCAAGCTGAACGGTTCTCTGCTGCGAGCTAAGTCCATCTCAGAGGTGGGGACAGTGTCCAGAGTCACGTCCTCCCCGTCTACGGCACCTCAGAGGACAGTGGTGAGTTCCCCAGGTGGACACTACGCCCAAAGTGAGGGGGCGGGACTAAGACAGAGGCTGTCTTCCTGTCATTACAACGTGCGGCCTGTGGAGAGCAACGGCAGACCCAACCCGAGACTGAAGCAAGCCGCCGGTCGCCTGCCTGACCTGCTGGCGTCCTCCAAGACGCCTCGCTCCAGCGGAGACATCCAG GtatcctccccctcctccccctccccccccctcctgctgcccccccccaacagcacCAGCAGTCCCCTCATGACAGGTAGAGGTTTACCTCAACGCTCGCTCCGCCCATCCTCTAGCTTCAACACCGGACCTTCCCCAAAAGCACCGACTCCCCTGAACCAAAATGGCCGCTCCCATCCCCGCCCCTCCCCCGCGGGCTCCCGTCTCTGCCCCCCGTCCACCCAGCAAACGGTACCCGACGGAAGCGGCAAGGTGACTCACGAGCAGTTCAAAGCGGCGCTGCAGATGGTGGTGGATCCGGGAGACCCGAGGACGACCCTGGAGAACTTTGTTAAGATCGGGGAGGGGTCCACAGGTGTGGTCTGCATCGCCCGGGAGAGACACAGCGGGCGCCAGGTAGCGGTGAAGATGATGGACCTGAGAAAGCAGCAACGCAGAGAGCTGCTGTTCAACGAG GTGGTGATAATGAGGGACTACCGGCACCAGAACGTGGTGGAGATGTACCGCAGCgctcaggtggaggaggagctctggGTGATCATGGAGTACCTGCAGGGCGGCGCTCTGACACACATCGTCAGCGAATccag GTTGAACGAGGAGCAGATAGCGACGGTGTGCGAAGGCGTCCTGCGGGCGCTGTCCTACCTCCACGCCCAGGGGGTCGTCCACAGAGACATAAAGAGCGACTCCATCCTGCTGACGCTGGACGGGAGG GTAAAACTGTCAGACTTCGGTTTCTGCGCTCAGATCAGTAAAGACGTCCCGAAGAGGAAGTCCCTGGTCGGGACGCCGTACTGGATGGCGCCCGAGGTGATCTCCAAAATCCCATATGGGACAGAG GTGGACATCTGGTCTTTGGGCATCATGGTGGTGGAGATGGTGGACGGCGAGCCGCCGTACTTCAGCGACACGCCCATCACCGCCATGAAGAAGCTGAGAGACGAAGCGGCGCCGACTGTCAAGAACGTCCAGCGG GTGTCTCCGGTGTTGAAGGATTTCCTGGGCTGCATGTTGACGCGGGACACCAGGCGGCGCTCCACCGCCGGCGAGCTGCTGGAGCACCCGTTCCTGCTGCAGGCCGGGTCGCCGCGCTGCCTGGTGCCGCTGGTGGAGCAGCACCGCAAACGGATGTCGCTCTGCTGA